Genomic window (Mycolicibacterium smegmatis):
GTTGAACGACCTGTTCCTGCGCCAGCTGACGTTGAGTGCCGTGCGCGAGGGGGAAACTGTCTCGGTACTCACCCGTGGCCATGAACGCCTCGATTATGCCGACGCGGCATTGTGGGCGGCAGGAAAGCTGGGTGCCAACGTTTTTCATCTTCGGCTGCCCACCGCTCAGGACGCGAGCGGTGCCTGGGCCGTCGGAGATTCCGGACTGGGGACCAATCCTGTTGCGGTAGAGGCGCTCAAGCAGAGTGACATGTTGATCGACCTGACTTTCTTGCTGTTCAGCAAGGAACAGTTCGCCATTCAAGACGCTGAGACCCGTATTCTCACCGTGGTCGAACCGGCACCCCTGCTGGCCCGGTTGATGCCCACTCCTGAGCTGCGCGAGCGGGTCGAGGTGGGTGCGGAATTGCTCGCCAAGGCGCAGACCATGAGGATCACCAGCCCTGGCGGCACCGATGTGGTGTACCAGTTGGGCGTCTATCCCACCATGAGCGAGTACGGATACACCGACACCCCGGGACGATGG
Coding sequences:
- a CDS encoding leucyl aminopeptidase, producing MDQSQLNDLFLRQLTLSAVREGETVSVLTRGHERLDYADAALWAAGKLGANVFHLRLPTAQDASGAWAVGDSGLGTNPVAVEALKQSDMLIDLTFLLFSKEQFAIQDAETRILTVVEPAPLLARLMPTPELRERVEVGAELLAKAQTMRITSPGGTDVVYQLGVYPTMSEYGYTDTPGRWDHWPAAFVFSGGADDGVDGTIVLSPGDVLLPFNTYVQTEVTLTIENGLITDIRGGLDASLLSSYIESFDDPRGYGMSHVGWGLDERAHWHGLTQFPGGMGMELRSVYGNVMFSIGPNNELGGPNDTPCHFDIPMRNCTLYLDDEPIVVDGDVVVDDMKPAARR